A stretch of the Engraulis encrasicolus isolate BLACKSEA-1 chromosome 19, IST_EnEncr_1.0, whole genome shotgun sequence genome encodes the following:
- the LOC134470001 gene encoding probable N-acetyltransferase CML1 has protein sequence MTDLKIRRYEEDDDEVVKEIFTMGMMEQVPASFMHMLKQPLMQMLCVCLFCTLMATSKSFLLPVLAVMLLIAGARRMVSYLFNCYLDENMKRDMAKIRETYLTTPNSCFWVGEIDGRVVATVACLPAEKQPECLQLKRMSVRRSHRGQGIAKALCHTVAEFTRSRGYQGVILHTSVFATDAQYLYERVGYQKMRQFLNPLFARILNFSLIEYRLNVQP, from the coding sequence ATGACTGACTTGAAGATACGGCGCTatgaggaagatgatgacgaGGTGGTCAAGGAGATTTTCACTATGGGCATGATGGAGCAGGTTCCTGCTTCGTTCATGCACATGCTCAAGCAGCCCCTGATGCAGATGCTATGCGTTTGTTTGTTCTGCACATTGATGGCCACGTCAAAATCCTTCCTCCTGCCCGTCCTCGCCGTGATGCTGCTCATCGCTGGGGCTCGGCGAATGGTCTCTTACCTCTTCAACTGCTACCTCGACGAGAACATGAAGCGGGACATGGCCAAGATTCGGGAGACCTACCTCACCACCCCAAACTCCTGCTTTTGGGTGGGGGAAATTGACGGGCGCGTCGTGGCCACGGTTGCGTGTTTGCCGGCTGAAAAGCAACCAGAGTGCTTGCAGCTGAAGCGCATGTCCGTGAGGCGCTCGCACCGTGGACAGGGCATTGCCAAGGCGTTGTGCCACACAGTCGCTGAGTTTACGCGCAGCCGCGGCTATCAGGGTGTGATACTACACACCTCTGTGTTTGCGACGGACGCTCAGTATCTGTATGAGCGCGTTGGGTATCAGAAAATGAGACAGTTTCTCAATCCGCTTTTCGCAAGAATTTTAAACTTCTCCCTCATCGAGTACAGACTGAACGTCCAACCCTAG